The Williamsia sp. DF01-3 genome has a window encoding:
- a CDS encoding rhodanese-like domain-containing protein: MSPVAMADPISAQEAAEHRDRGEAVVVDMRPQVVRHQGSLPGAVVVEPSELTTAFSPDSDKRIPAIRGLDTEIDVVSVNSQAARIAQQIAAMGYTNVHYVDGGFRALQSTLPR, translated from the coding sequence ATGAGTCCAGTAGCGATGGCTGATCCGATCTCGGCACAAGAAGCGGCCGAGCATCGTGATCGCGGCGAAGCAGTTGTAGTCGACATGCGGCCTCAGGTGGTCCGGCACCAGGGCAGTCTGCCCGGAGCTGTGGTGGTCGAGCCGAGCGAGCTCACCACCGCATTCAGTCCCGACTCCGACAAGCGAATACCTGCCATCCGAGGGCTGGACACCGAAATCGATGTGGTCTCGGTCAATTCCCAAGCTGCCCGCATCGCCCAGCAGATCGCCGCCATGGGGTACACCAACGTCCACTATGTCGACGGTGGATTCAGGGCGCTGCAGTCAACCCTCCCGCGCTGA